The following proteins come from a genomic window of Yinghuangia sp. ASG 101:
- the qcrA gene encoding cytochrome bc1 complex Rieske iron-sulfur subunit, with protein sequence MSQEKLPEAHGPAGELEPFADPGLPEHEPRRTDIDEKAAKRAERQVSLLFLISMLATIGFIASYVSIDKYDTVDIFFFGKIGALNMALGCTLGVALFCIGAGAIHWARTLMTDEEIVQERHELKSAPADREAAIREFQQGASDSSIGRRPLIRRTMIGAMALVPLSGVVLLRDLGPLPGTKLRHTFWGENARHGVNNGNTLIINENTGKPLRPSDIIKGSLTMAKPDGLTVENHEYLEEMGKAAILLVRLEPDEIKSTKQLDWSYEGIVAYSKICTHVGCPIGLYEQQTHHLLCPCHQSTFDLADDGAVVFGPAARSLPQLKISVSNEGYLEAVGDFAEPVGPSFWERG encoded by the coding sequence ATGTCACAAGAGAAGCTGCCGGAGGCCCACGGCCCGGCCGGGGAACTCGAGCCGTTCGCCGACCCGGGCCTCCCGGAACACGAACCGCGCCGGACCGACATCGACGAGAAGGCCGCGAAGCGGGCCGAGCGCCAGGTATCGCTGCTGTTCCTGATCTCGATGCTGGCGACGATCGGCTTCATCGCGTCGTACGTCAGCATCGACAAGTACGACACCGTCGACATCTTCTTCTTCGGGAAGATCGGCGCCCTGAACATGGCGCTGGGCTGCACTCTCGGTGTCGCCCTCTTCTGCATCGGCGCCGGCGCGATCCACTGGGCTCGCACGCTGATGACGGACGAGGAGATCGTCCAGGAGCGCCACGAGCTCAAGTCGGCCCCGGCGGACCGCGAGGCCGCCATCCGCGAGTTCCAGCAGGGCGCCTCCGACTCCAGCATCGGCCGCCGCCCGCTGATCCGCCGCACGATGATCGGCGCGATGGCCCTGGTGCCGCTCTCCGGCGTCGTGCTGCTGCGCGACCTCGGACCGCTGCCGGGCACCAAGCTCCGCCACACCTTCTGGGGCGAGAACGCACGGCACGGCGTCAACAACGGCAACACGCTGATCATCAACGAGAACACCGGCAAGCCGCTGCGGCCCTCGGACATCATCAAGGGCTCGCTGACCATGGCGAAGCCGGACGGCCTCACCGTGGAGAACCACGAGTACCTGGAGGAGATGGGCAAGGCCGCCATCCTCCTGGTGCGCCTGGAGCCGGACGAGATCAAGTCCACCAAGCAACTCGACTGGTCCTACGAAGGCATCGTCGCGTACTCGAAGATCTGCACCCACGTCGGCTGCCCGATCGGTCTGTACGAACAGCAGACGCACCACCTGCTGTGCCCGTGCCACCAGTCGACGTTCGACCTGGCCGACGACGGCGCCGTGGTCTTCGGACCGGCCGCGCGCTCGCTGCCGCAGCTGAAGATCTCCGTCAGCAACGAGGGCTACCTCGAAGCGGTCGGCGACTTCGCGGAACCGGTCGGCCCGAGCTTCTGGGAGCGTGGCTGA
- the qcrC gene encoding cytochrome bc1 complex diheme cytochrome c subunit, which translates to MKKLSARRRHPLAAFVVLLFALAATGGLYAAFAPAKSAQAENAPSSLAVEEGKKLFLAGCSSCHGLNGQGSSDGPSLVGVGAAAVDFQVMTGRMPMQQQGPQAPGKPVVYTQAQSDQLGAFIASLGPGPAVPREEEYALNGSLQEGGELFRTNCSQCHNFSGEGGALPEGKFAPALTNVDPKHVYEAMLTGPQNMPSFPDTILPPEQKKSIITYLRNTTHEEPNPGGLGLGRIGPVAEGLFVWIFGLGFLIAAAIWIAARTPKARTK; encoded by the coding sequence GGGGCTGTACGCCGCGTTCGCGCCCGCCAAGTCCGCACAGGCCGAGAACGCGCCGTCCTCCCTCGCGGTCGAAGAGGGCAAGAAGCTGTTCCTGGCCGGCTGTTCGAGCTGCCACGGTCTCAACGGCCAGGGCAGCAGCGACGGTCCGTCCCTCGTGGGCGTCGGTGCCGCCGCGGTCGACTTCCAGGTCATGACCGGCCGCATGCCGATGCAGCAGCAAGGGCCGCAGGCTCCGGGCAAGCCTGTCGTGTACACGCAGGCGCAGTCGGACCAACTCGGCGCGTTCATCGCGTCGCTGGGCCCCGGCCCCGCCGTGCCGCGCGAGGAGGAGTACGCCCTCAACGGCAGCCTCCAGGAAGGCGGCGAGCTTTTCCGGACCAACTGCTCGCAGTGCCACAACTTCTCCGGAGAGGGCGGTGCGCTGCCCGAGGGCAAGTTCGCGCCGGCGCTGACCAACGTCGACCCGAAGCACGTCTACGAGGCGATGCTGACCGGCCCGCAGAACATGCCGTCCTTCCCGGACACGATCCTGCCGCCGGAGCAGAAGAAGAGCATCATCACGTACCTCCGGAACACGACGCATGAAGAGCCGAACCCGGGTGGTCTCGGTCTCGGGCGCATCGGCCCGGTGGCCGAAGGTCTGTTCGTGTGGATCTTCGGGCTCGGCTTCCTGATCGCCGCCGCAATCTGGATCGCCGCCCGTACCCCCAAGGCCAGGACCAAGTGA